CTTATTGTTGTGTAAAATTCCTAGGGTGCAACTCTGGAAAAAGAACAAAATACAGGTTCCGCACATTATGAGTTTGTTGTAAATTAAAAACACGAAGATCAGAGGAATAGAGAGAGAACAGTGGGGTCAGCAGCTTCAAGTAGGAAGCGTAGGGTAGAGCATCCTTTTCACAACTCTGGCAGGAAACTCATGGAGGCAGGGGCCAGGAATGGAAGTGGAGACGCAGTGCCAAAAACACCGCGTGACGCAGGATAGAACTGGCGTGAGTGCTTAACGGGGCAAGGGGCAGCCATTTATaaagcaccccacaaccctcacatTAAAACCAGAAGGTCCTCTGTGTTATTTCCTTCTGAATACATGTATTCTAAACCGGGAAAGCCACAAACATGTCACCTTAACAGGAACTTAAAACATTGATTTTAGTACAATAGCCGCATTGTGTTTGTATAAGGGTATTGATACGTATGTATTATTTTAGCTCACAATAtgcatgaaaaaaagaggactctTTAAGTACCCTGGAATTAAAACTAATAACATGTAAAAGCTGTATTGTAAACAGTGTTTTACAAAAGCAGTGAAATGGACACATATTCTGTAAGGCAgtccatttttctttttgtctctACTAAATATTATACATGCTTTTTGTGCTCTAACCAGGTTCTTTTTCTATATCTGTGTTCTAGCTGGGCTTTGCTGACCTGAACCTGGCCGAGTTTGCAGGCTCGGGCTCCACCGGGCGCTGCTGTCTACTTGAAGGATATGATACAAGGAACACCAGACAAGACAATTCTATACTGAAGGTAGCTATGCATATCCACTTGTTTCTTGTCATTTCTCTGACCCTCGGTCATTTAAATCTCCCACGCTTTCTGTACTCCTTAAGCATAATCTCATATCAATTTCAACTTTCATTGTCTCACAAACGGTCTTCCAATTCCCAATCCCAGATTCTGCCTGAAATATTGCCTGTCTCTCACTAGCTCAGCACTCTCCTGTTTCTGTCACTGTCTTTCCAATCAGCCCTCTGTCTCCTTGTGCCTCATTCTCCCTGAACATTGCTGTTGTGCGCTTTCACCCTACATCGCTTTCTCCCACCTTACTCCCTCACGGTCTGCTCCTACTGCCTGACCCTAACCTTTCTGTTTCTGGCTACCCCATTGTAATCTCAACACTTCTCTCTGTCAGGTCACCATTGGGATGTCTCTTCTCTCCGGAGACCCCTGTTTCAAAACGTAAGTGTTCCTGATTGGCGACATTTGTTATTTAATTCTGCCAGTTACGCTGAAttcatccatttatttattttttgtcagtgAAGGAACCTAAACAATCATAAACAAAGAGCACGCACTGTCAATCTAGTGTTTTTAACTCATTTTACTGCTAGAGTAGCACTTAGTACATGAGTGAAGAGTATCCACGGgtatagtttttaaaaatgcAACAATTGCCACAGACAccgattgttttatttttattttattgttttattatttttgtttattttttaaatatgtaaactATTTCTTCAAACTCTTCTCCGGTTGCATATTGTTACTGTGTCAGACACGTAATGGGTTTAAATCTATAATGCACAAATGCCAAGTATTCACTTGTTATATATACCTTTACTCTGTGTCGATTCCAGACATTAAATTACAGGGTAACTGACACCAATCTTCACTTCCTTTTTGTGTTACTAATGACTGACAGGAATTTACATTCGATCTCTCTCACCTGCTTGTTAACCTTTTTCTTTTGCAGACCTCTGTCAACAGCCAAAACTGTGTCAGCTCCAGGACAAGACTCCACTCTACAGATGACCTGCAAAGGTGAAGGTACTGTGCGTTCTGTTAGTGGCACAGTTCGCCAGAACCGGAGTCGACACATACTCAGTtcaggtatgatggctttttctACGTGCAATTCTCTAAATAAATGCCATCAGTGTAACTACTGTAGAATAAAAGCGTGCCCATGTGGAGACCTCCTTATCTTTTGTTCTTATTATTCCAGGGGTATTTGACGAGGCAGACCAAAATCTTTCAAGCCCAGAAGAGACCTCGCATTCTGGCCATTCTCGGAACTCGAGCCAGGCTAGTCAGCAGTCCAAAGTATCAGGTAATTAGAATGTTGCCctaaattatactttttttaactctttatggCAATGTGAAATGAGGCAAGTCTTTAATAACAATGTTTAAGCTGGCTTGCTTTTAAACAATATGATAAAACAAGTAAAAAGACGCTACGTTACTTTTGAAGATCCAAAGGACACTGTCACACTGGCAAAATATCAAtctgccaaaaaaaaataaaaaaaataccaggaGTTTGTAGTATCTAAATATTTAAAAGGTTCTTACAAATAATTCATGTATCCTTCTTACCGAGGCCTTCAGTTTGAAGTTTGATTGTTCAAATTCTTAAAAGTTCTGCTCtagtcaaaataaaatatttcatcCTGAAGACTTCATTTAGCCTTTGCCATTTTAAGTATGTTTAAGTCTGTTCAGGGATATAGGTGTTATTACTCTACTCGttgttacaaattttattatgctTTGTAGAATGTAATATATTTGCTAACTTGTGAGACTCCCCTATTTTTACCTCTGCGGCCCTTCAGAATAATTTCTGTTACTAATTAAGCCTATAGTTCAATGGAGCTGTCCTTTTGGTTTAAAAGCTTAAATACACTGGattatttaaatttaaagtgTGTTTCAAATCTAAGGCAAAGTAGCTGCACAGAAACATTCTACCAAGTCAGCTATCCTCCCAGTTTGGGTactatggccttaaatttaacAACATTCCTCaccttggtaaataaccctgataaacCTGACCTCTATCTTTActttaattatttataatctcTTCACAAATCATTTACTTAATTTCATTCTTCATTAAAATTCTACTGCACATATTTATCCTCTTTCTGTGAAGGTGTAGTCCCTTCTAGCAGTCAGTCTCAACCTTCAATAGTTGTCAGAAAAGCTGTTGCCTGGTATTCTTTCTTCAATGCAAAATGCTAACTCCAGGCTGCATTTACCTCCCTTCCCTTTTGGGGTATTCATTTTTAATTGAAATAAAGGGAGGAACATTATACTACATTCATAGCAAAGAAACTGGTTGAACACACATACATCTGAATGGGAGGTATGGTTTAGCATTAACCTCCATTATTGCATTGAATAAACGCTGGGTGAGTGTTGGCATTGAATAACAGCTGTAATAACTGCACGGTGGTAAAAATTGGATGGGCAGAGGAAATGAGCCTAAGGGCTCCCAACTCTTTAATAATTGAGGATAAGGCAATGGCGAGGGATGGCTCCTCATGCCTGAAGCTATTTTTTAGATTCATTTCCATGTATAGTGACTTGCCCTGGGAACAGTAATCGCCTAACATCCCACTGCCAATCCTAGTCCTCCAAATTATTGCCCATAGACTTCTATGAAGTAGAGTGTTTAATACATTTGCAGTTGATGGCTTTCTTTTGGAAATTGTACAGTGTGCAGCAGACAGGGCAACTTTTATTGAATTGTTCAAGTAGCTCTATTCATGTTTTTCACAAATGAATATGCTTGCTATTGGGCCTGTCACACACATGCACGGCTGCATGATGATAAGAGTGAGTGTTGCATATCCTGTCAACCACTCCATGTAGCACAGTAATTCATCAGATGGATTATTCTACTAGCCCATAGTgtccttttatttattaaaagatcTGTACAGTAGTATTGCCTTTGTGTTTGCACCTGCATTATTCAGTGTAGGGTTTATGTCTCCAGGTCACAGCTCTGAGCACTCCCGCTGCTCCAGCATGTCCGACTTGACTCATAGACGCAACACATCCACCAGCAGCAGTGCATCTGGGGGAATCATCCTCACGGCTGAGGGACAAGAAGGAGAGCGGGAAAACAAGCCGGAGAAGCCACCGCGGCCTCTCAGACCGCCCATCAACCTAGACCGGCATTCCAGGTAGAGTATGATCAGCATGCTGGAGTCAGTTCTCTCAAACTGGTGTTAACTCCTCTGGTGAAAGAAATCACAAGTAACGACAGGGCATGACTCTCAACCTCAGTACCTTGGTACCTGTAGTATTGCAGAGACTTTGGAGTCTTCTAACTAAGAACATTTGGCACATTTTATTAACATCTGTGTGCTTATAAGATCCACCAATGCTCATGTGAAGAGATCATTAAATCCGCTGCAGGGCTCTGTTTCTGGTTTACCTCAGCATTAAGCAGGGAGTACCATCAATTTTGTGCAATAATATTTATGATATTTATGATCATTGTGGTTGTACCTGCAATGTTGAGACATCTAAGAATATGCAAAAACACTTCTACATATTGCTGTGACTATCTGGTCATCTTCGTCTTCAGAATTGAACGTCCTTCGcccgtcgtgtgtgtgtgtgttcgtgttctGCCCAGGACATAGCTACCAAGCTTAGCAAGCTGCATGTTTTACTACCCACGATCTTCTAAAGCCTCTGTGACTCCACCACACTTGGCATGTGTAATTTGGTTTCCAGAAAGGATTTGCTTAAATGTTTAGTGGCCCTATGGATACATAGTGACTATTTTGTTTTAAACCTGCACTGATTGCCTTATAAAATCTTAAAGTGTTTTTGCAGATGTTTGTGCCACTGACTTTGAACGCAGAGACAACAAAACAAAGTCTGTCTTTCAAATGTCAAGTTAGTGACAGGGCTGTGAGTGTTC
This DNA window, taken from Pelobates fuscus isolate aPelFus1 chromosome 9, aPelFus1.pri, whole genome shotgun sequence, encodes the following:
- the EEIG1 gene encoding early estrogen-induced gene 1 protein; this encodes MAFLTKKKKFKFQTSFTLEELTAVPFVNGVLFCKVRLLDGGDFVNLSSREEVQENCVRWNKKLTFVCKMSANPATGVLDPCICRVSVRKELKGGKTYSKLGFADLNLAEFAGSGSTGRCCLLEGYDTRNTRQDNSILKVTIGMSLLSGDPCFKTPLSTAKTVSAPGQDSTLQMTCKGEGTVRSVSGTVRQNRSRHILSSGVFDEADQNLSSPEETSHSGHSRNSSQASQQSKVSGHSSEHSRCSSMSDLTHRRNTSTSSSASGGIILTAEGQEGERENKPEKPPRPLRPPINLDRHSRRKKDSVESHPTWVDDTRIDADDIVEKIMQSQDFTDVSNNEDSHLRLFVSRDGSTTLSGIQLANRISAGVFEPVVIEIH